The genomic region GGAGCCGGGAAATCGCTCGAGCCTCGTGCCCGGCGCGCACGTCTTCGCGGTCGCCTCGCGCCGGCCCGACGGCACCCTCGTCGCGGAGCGGCTCAACGTAGGGAAGGACGGGGTGGTGCCGCCGATGTAGCGGGCGCCGCGGGGCGGCCGGAGCCCGGGCGCGGCGGCGACGAGTACCGGGAACGGGGCGTGGTGGAGGCGGAGCGTTGTGGAGCGCACCGTGGTGCCGATGTTGCGTTTTTGCCTGGCCCCGCGTGGGACGCCGAGACCCCGCTCGGTGATGGAGTCGGGCAACTCGACTCACCCGCACCACGCATCAGGGCGTCAGGCTCGCGACGTAGCCTCGGAGCCCTTGAGCGTCTTGAACGGCGTGTCGACGACGGTGGCGTTGCCCCACGGCGTCAGTGCGACGTCAGGCGGCTGCGGGCCTGCTCCGGCGTGGCTCCGGTCCACGCATGGAACGCGCGGTAGAAGGAGTTGGGGTCCTCGAACCCGAGCAGGAAGGAGATCTCCGCCGCGGTGAGGGCGGTCTTCCCGAGGTAGTGACGCGCCAGCTCCGCCCGGGTCTCGGCGAGCACCGTCGCGAAGGAGGTCTGCTCGTCGTGGAGGCGACGCTGCAGGGTGCGGCTGCTGGCGCCGAGCCTCGCCGAAACCGCCTCGATCGACGCCGCGCCGCCCGGGAGCAGCTCCAGGAGCGAGGCCCGAACGCGCTCGGCGGTCGAGGCGCGGGCGTCGAGTTCGGCGAGCCGGCGCTTTAGCTCCGGCTCGAACGACCGCCACATCGCCTCGTTGGAGGTGAGGAAGGGGCGCCTGGAGTCGGCGGCCGCGAAGGTCAGCGCGGCGCGGCGGCCGCGGCGGGGTGCGACGCCGAACCAGGAGGTATAGGCGTTCGCTGGCTCCAGGCGGACGGGCGCCTCCACCGCCAGGGGTTGCACTCGTGATCGCGTGCCGAGTCGAGCCAGCGCCACGAAGAACACCAGCTCGGTGGCGACGAGCAGCGCGGGAGGGGCCTCGAGCGCGTCGAGCCACGACAGGACGAGCGTCGTCGTGTCACGGCGAGCCTGCACGTCGAGCCGCATCGGGCACGTCAGGACCTTGTAGAGGGCGATCCGGCCGAGCGCCGTGTCGAGGTCCGGGCTGCAGAGCGCCGCGAAGAGCGGGGGGTCGAACGACTCCGCCTTGATGGTCGCGCCGATCCGGAGGGGCAGGGTGGGGTCGGAGACCTCCTCCTCGAACCCCCGCCAGAGGCGGAAGTACTCCGGCTGCGTGAGCGTGACCCGCTCGCGCGAGAGGAGGTCCCCCGGCAGCGATGCCCGGCGGAGGACATCTGCCGCAGAGACCCCCAGATCCGCCAGGACAACCCGCCACGACTGATCGAACGTGTACGTGCCGATGGTCGTCATCGGGCTCCTCCGCGATGCTGCGTGCGGGATCCCGGAGCCTCGTGCGTGGGTTCCGCCGGAGGGCCGCCGGGGAGCGCCTCGAGGATCGCCGAGTGGTAGATGCCCGCGCGCTCCTTGGAGAACCCGTCGACGATGAAGCCGAAGAGGCCGAAGACCACCAGCGCGATCCCTGCGGCGCGTGCGCGCGCGTCGAGCGTGAGCCAGAACAATCCAGCTGCCACCGCGAAGCAGATGGGCGCGAGGACGTTCGTGATCCGGTACATGTACTGGAATCCTTCGACCCGCTTCTGCTCGGCCCGGACGAAGGCTGCTGGATCCTCGCGGTAGGCCTGCTCGTACGCCGGGATGCGGGTGCGGTTCGTTGCGTAACCAGACACGCCGATGGCGACGAAGAAGAGCCCGAGCACCACGAGCGGGACGAGCATCGCCTTGGCGAGCGGCGTCGAGCCGAGTCGCCCGAAGGCGACCCCGATCACGGCCACCGTGAGCCCGGCTGCAGCGATGAGAGTCATCTCCAGGATCTCACCGCGCGCCCACTGAACGGAATGACGGACGAAGTCCATGACGGCCTCGACACCCGGAGGGCTACACCTTCTGCATCTCGTGGATCTGGCGCATGAGCAGCTTCTTCGGCGTGAACGGGACGAGCGAGAGCATCAGCCTCTGGGCGAAGGTCATTCCGGCGACGACGTCCATCTTGCCCTCGAGCATCCCCTCGTAGCCCGCCTTGGCGACGTCCGCGGCACTCGCCATCTTCGCGAAGAGGGGCGTCTTGTCCATGTCGGCGACGCGGGCGAACTCGGTCTCGGTGGCGCCGGGCAGGAGCGCCGTGACGGTGATGCCCGTATCGCGGAGCTCCTCGGAGATCGCGTTGCTGAACGATGTCACGTAGGCCTTCGTGGCGTAGTACACGGCCTGAAGCGGGCCGGGCATCAGGCACGCCGTCGAGGAGACGTTGAGGACCTTCCCGCTGTTGCGCGCCACGAAGTCGGGGAGGAAGAAGCGGGTCAGCGCCGTCAGGGCGACGACGTTGAGGTCGATCATCGAGAGGTCGTCCTCCCAGCGCCGCTCGTGAAACGCGCCGCGCCCACCGAAGCCGGCGTTGTTGATGAGGTAGTCCACCTCGATCCCAGCGGCCTTCACCGCGTCGTAGAGCTCTCTCGCGGCGGAAGGCCGGGTCAGATCCTTCGCGATGACGATCACGCGGCAGGAATGCGCCTTCCTCAGTTCGGCGGCGAGCTCGGCGAGCTTCTGCTCGCTGCGAGCCACCACGACCAGGTCGCCGCCGCGCGCGGCGTGAAGGTGCGCCAGCTCCTTTCCGATGCCGGAGGACGCGCCGGTGATCAGGGCGACCTTCGGCTTGTTCTCGTTGCTTGCCATGGTTCTCTCTCCTGTGGGCGGTGGCCGTCCCGACGGCTCGCTGTCCGGGCGGCGAAACGCGAGGTCGTCGCGTCACGCAGCAAGACTAGGGTATTGGGCCGCGCCGTGGCTCCGACGGAACGCGCCAAGTCACCAACGGATCGCGCCAATGTCGGGCTGGGTGGTGAGCGACGGAACGCAACGGCCCCGAAGGCGTCCGGGAGTCCGATAATATGGATTTACTACCGCAAATACGGGCTTGTAGGCAAGCCCTCCCCTGCTGGACAGCTACGCCGCTGCGAGACGGCATCGCACACCCCAAAAAGCAAGGCCCCTGCTCCGAGCTCGCAGACTCGGTGGAGGGGCCCTGCAGGCTTCGGAGGACGTGTCCGCGTCCGCCCTCAGCCATGCTTCGGATCTTGTAACCCTGGCCGCTGCGAGACGGTAGGGGGTGAGGCGGGGCGCTTCTTTCGGGCCGGACAGCCCGAACTCCGCGGACAATATTCGGGCCGCCCGAATTGGTCAAGCTCATTGCCGAGCCCCCTGTTCAGAGCGGCCGGTAGGAGGTCGCGGCGGCCTTGTCCGGCGGCGCGCCGATCGAGAACATCCTGATACCGCCCGTGAACCGGGCGACGTCCTGAGCGATGCCGGTCCCGAAGTCCTTGCCGGTGGTCGGGCCGGTCGCGGGGGCCGCCGGCGTCTGCGCCGTCTGCATCGGGAGGCGCACGCCGATGTCGGAGCCGCCGTTGGAGGCGATCGCCCCCAGCAGGCCTGGCGCCGCGCTCGAGGCGACGCCGCCGGCGAGCTCGAGGAGCTGCCCGGCGCCGGAGCTGAGCGCGGAGCTCGTGCTCGAGGTGGCCGCGGCCGGCGCGGTGCGCTGGGCGGCGCGCTTCTTCCCGAACCACCAGGTCATGCCGACGACGGCGAGCGGAAGGACGAACACGGGGGCACCTCAGTTCGCGACGAAGAGGACGAGGGCGCCGAGCGCCAGGAGGGCCAGGATCGCCGTGCCGGAGACCTGGGGCTGCTCCTGGACGGCGACGGTGGTGGTGGGAGCGTCGGTGGCGCCGGTGACGATGCCGGCGGCCTTCCCCGCGGCGCTGACGACGCCGCCGAGCTGGGCGGCGGTCTGCAGCGCGCCGCCGATGCCGCCGGCGGCGCCCGCGCCGGCGCTGGCCACGCCGCCGATGGAGCTCAGCACGCCGGCGGCGCTCACCGTGCCGTCGGCCGCGACGGTGCCGGTGGCGATGACGGGGATCGCCTCCGGCACGGCGCTGGCGGGCACGAGCGCGGCCTCGGGGATGGCGGCGAGCTCGGGCACGGAGTCGATGGCGGCGATCGCGCCCTCGCCGGCCGCGCCCGCGGCGGCGCCTCCGGCGAGGGTGCCGACAGCGATCGGCCCGCCGAGCATCACCGCGGTGACGCCGACGACCTTCAGGTAGTCGCCGAAGTCCGCGTAGGTGGGCGAGTCGAGCTCCGGTCGCATCAGCCCGGCGCCGCCGTCGAGCTTGTTCATGACGAGCTCCTAGCCGCGGCCGAGCATGTAGCCGACGAGGAACGGCGTCCCGAGGACGACGAGCACGGCGCCGATGAGCGGCAGCGGCGAGTACTCCGCCGGCGGCTCGCCCCAGGGGGACGAGGTCTGGTCGCCGAGCGGGGTCCGCACCGTGATCTTGGGCGCGGCGAACCGCATGATGAGGTCGGCCAGCGGGCTCCCGGGCGTGCTGGCCGAGCTCGGGTCCACCACGATGGGCGGGAGGATCCGGCTGTCGATCTCGAGGGTGAGCAGGCCGTCGGACATGGCTACCGCACCTGGTACGGCGGGGTCGTGGTGATCACGTTCTGCGGCTGCGCGCCGGCGGTGCCGCCGGAGATCACGCCGCCGCCGGCGAGGATGGGGGCGAGGATCGCGGCGGCCTTGTAGGCGAGGGTCCAGGGGGCGGCGAAGGCCAGAACGCCAGAGCAGACGAGGCCGATGCCGAAGGCGAGCTTCTTGAACAGGTCGGAGTTCATGCGGTGCTCCTTGGGGGACTACGGGTCGGTCATGAGCCGCTCGGCGAGCTGCGCGCCGGGGCAGGTCTTGCGGTGAAGCTCGAGCTGCTTGCGGACGAGGGAGGCGCGGACCTGCTTGCCGAGGAAGGCGCCCAGGAAGGCGCCAACGAGTGGACCCCAGCGCGGCGCGGACTCGGAGAGGGCGATGAGGAAGGCCGGCATCAGTACCCCGCGGAGTTGGTCAGGCCGAGGCTGAGGGCGGTGAGGTCGTAGTCGGCCTCGTAGTCGGCTCCGGCGGAGAGAGCCCAGTCCGCGGAGCCGTTGGCGGTGCGGGTGTCGCCGCTGCGGACCTGGCCGGCGAAGGTGGGCGCGGTGGTCGTGCTGTGCGTGTCCTGGCTCGAGGCGGTCACGTAGGCCGAGACCGAGGAGTAGTAGGTGCCGTTCCAGGTCACCGCGAGGGTGTTGGCCGAGAAGGCGTTGTAGTCGGAGGAGAGGGTGGTGCCAGCGGCGGCCTGGATGGCGTCGCGGCCGCCCGAGAAGATGTTGTTCTTGACGGTGAGCGAGCCCGTGTCGGTCTTGATCGCGACGAAGGGGAAGCCCGTCGTGTCCACCCAGACGAAGGTGCAGCGCTGGACGTCCACGGTGCCGTTGGCCCAGACGAGCGCGCCGCTCGCCGTTCGGGCGATGATCCGAACGCCGCGCATCACCAGCGTGGTCGAGGCGGACGGGTTGACGGCGCGGTTCATCAGCGTGCCGTCGGCGGCGTAGGTGTAGCCGTTGAGGACGCCGCCGATGATCCACACTTTGTCGGCGCCGGAGGTGATGCCCTGGGTGCAGCGGTACGTCTTGCACCGGAGGTAGAGCACGCGGGCCGCGTTGATGCCCGAGAAGCCGCCGGAGAGCCCGATCGCCTCGCAGTCCTCGAAGACCATTCGGGCGTGCTTGTAGGAGCCGCCGGAGGTGTGGAAGTAGAAGCCGAGCGTGCCGCTGGGGGTGGAGGCGATCGCCTTGCAGCGGCGGTAGACCGCCCCTCCGTCGCCGTAGTCGGAGTACGTGACGAACATCGTCGCGGCGCCGGCGCTCGCGTAGCCCTCGTTCTTCCAGGCGATGCAGTCCTCGGCCGTGCCGGCGTTCCAGAAATTGTGGACCGTCCCGTCTTCGGCGACGCAGTCGCGCGCCGTGCCGTAGTTGAGCAGGGAGCCGTTGTTGTGCCCCTGGCGCCGGGTGTGGACGCTGACTTCCGTCCCGCCGATCGCCCCCGAGAGGCCGAAGTTGCGCCGGCTGATCTCGTAGAGGTGCCCGTCGCTTGGAACGGCCGTGCTCCCCACGGCGTTGACATACACGGTGTCGGTGCCGGTGCCGCTGACCACCGCATAGAAGCTGCCGGGCGTGGCGTCGCAGTTGGCGATGCTCGTGGCGCGCACGAGGCGGGCGCCGTCCTCCCAGACGCTGATCTTCGTCTTGGCGGAGTCGGCGAGCGAGCTCGTCCAGGTGACCTGGTAGACGTTGGTGTAGCCGCCGGTCTTGGTGAACCCGGCGTTTGCCGCGACGTCCGCTCCGTCGAGCACCGGGCGGGCTCCCTGGCCGAAGGCTGCCACGCTGGTGCCGATCGGCAGGCTGGAGAGCTCCTCGCGCCAGTAGCCGCCGCGCGCCAGGTAGACGGTTCCGCCGACGGAGAGGGGCTTGGCCTTCACCGCGGCGATCGTGGCGAGCGCGGTGGAGGGCTTCAGGCCGTCGTTACTGTCGGAGCCGTTGACCGAGTCCACGTAGAACGCGGTGGGGGCGTAGAGGGTGAAGACCTTGGGCTGCGACGCGGGCCGGAACTGCGCCAGCGCCAGGCCGGGCAGGAGAACGGCGAGCAGGGGCAGGAAGCGGCGGAGCGAGTGCATTACCGGCCCTCCACGTGGATGCCGATTTGGGTCACGCCCGTGCCGGCGCGAGAGGGCAGGGTGAATCCGAGGACGTCGGCGCCGACGGGGACGTCGAGATCGAACACGAGGCTGGTTTGGGAGACCGCCAGGTCGGAGGCGCCGCCCGGCACCCAGAGCGACTGCTGCGCCGGGTCGGAGAGGCGGGGGTCGTCCACGTCGAAGCCGTTGGTGTACGTGACCAGGCCGATGGGGTTCACGTACACCTGGAAGTACGGGAGCAGCTTCCAGAGCCGGATCGTGGCGGCGAGGTCGGCCGGTCGGAGCATTGCCGCCGGGTCGGCCGCGGCGCCCGAGCTCGGCACGACGGTGACGCGGAGCGATTTCAGGCCGCTCGTGACGACGGCCACCGGCGGGTTGCCGGCGTTCGGGTCGGCGGCGGTGAGGGTGGCGCAGCCCAGCAGCTCCTGCACGCGGGCGCGGCCGGCGCGCTGCGGGTCGAAGGTCGGCCGGAAGCCGAGCTCGGTCCCGACGAGGAAGCCGACGTAGCCGAGCTGGGGGCCCGCGGCGTCGCCGAACCGAGCCCAGAGGCCGACGGGGTTCCAGGCCTGGAAGCTTGAGCAGCCCTGGGGCACCGGGAGCGTCTCGCCGGGGCGGAGCAGCACCGGGTTGCCGGAGCCGTTCGGATCGACGGCCATCACCACGCCGGGCGTCGTGTACTCGGGGTCGAGGGTGATGGAGTACACCGCGCCGCCGCAGTCCACGCGGACGCCGGGCGCCTGGCGCACGGCCGGAACGGCGGCGGTGCCCCAGGCGGCGTAGCTCGTCTTCCCTCGCTTGAGGCTGGGGTCGTCGGGCAGGAAGACGCGGCGGAAGGTGGGGGGCGCGTTCTGGCGGATCTCGGGCATGGCTCAGCTCTCGGCGTCCTGGCTGTCGGGGTACATGGCGGCTTCGGTGGCGAGCGCCTTGTCTTGGTAGATGGAGGCCGCCGGCCCGCCGCCGTTGTACCGGCGGACGGCGTCGTACATGTCGCCGCCGGCGGCGTTGAGCTTTGCGCGCCACACGACGGCCGCGGCGTGGATGCAGAAGCTGAGGTCGGTCGCCATGGCGGCGTAGGCGGCGCGCTCCTGCGCCGCGGTGGCGCCGGCCGGCGGCGCCCAGAGCTTCAGGTCCTTGGCGGTTCCGCGGCTGACCTGGATCGGGCCGACGGAGGGGCCGACGGCCGCGTTCATGTCACCGACGGCGACGGGGTTGCCGTGCGACTCCACCCAGATCTGGCTCATGAGGAGCCGGGCGATCTCGACCTGGGTGGCGGTGTCGTAGTCCCAGAAGACGCGGAGCACTTCGCGGCACACGAGCTCGCGGAAGGGCTCCAGCTCGGGGTGGACGCTCTGGGCGGTGGACTCGTAGATGTCCTTCACCTTCTTGCCTCCCCAGAGGATCGCCGCGAGCAGGGCGCCGCCGGCGAGCCACCAGACCCAGCGGTCAGCGCCCTTCATCGCCGGCTCCTACGCCGACTTCTTCATGAAGCCGTAGACGGTGAGGCCGAGGGTGAGCGCGGCCGCCGCGAACACGATCATGCCGCCGTACTTGCCGAAGGGGATCATGGGACACTCCTTGACTGCGGGTTTAGCCTGCGGAGACGACGCCGGCGCGGACCTTCAGCCCGCTCCGGGTGAGGAGGTAGATGAGCCCGGCCGCGACCACCCCGAGGATGATGAGGGGCTTCGCGACGCCGAGCGAGGCGGAGCCGAGCACGTCGCCGGCGGTGTCGGCCACGGTCTCGGCGACGTGCCCGACGCCCTGGACGGCGTCGGTCACGACGGTGCTGAGCGAGGTCGGGAAGCTCGCCAGGAACGCGGCCGCTCGAGCGGAGAGCGTGGCGTCGTTGGCGAGGTCGGCGATCTCGCGGGCGTTCTGCGCGATTTTCCGGCCGGTCTGCTGCCAGGCCGAGAGCTTCGCGGAGTCCTGCGCCGCCGCGTCGGCGAGCTGCTCCCAGTACAAGGCCGAGGAGTGCCAGGAGTCCACCATGTCGTGGATCCGCTCGTCGGACTGGTACTGGGGCAGAGCGAACAGACCGTCGTTCACCTGCACCATGGCGGCGATCTGTTCGCTCTGCGTCATGCGCTCACTCGTCGGAGGTGAGGTTGCCGATCGCGTTGAGGATGCTCGAGGCGGCGTTGCCGGCGGCCTGGACGGTGCCGGGCACGGCGCTGAAGGTGCCGCCGAAGAGCGTGGAGCCGGGGGCCGGCAGGAGGGTGGTGGTCGAGGGCTTCAGCAGGAAGTACGCGACCACCACGCCGCCGACGCCGAGCAGGATGAGCGTGCGCGGCTTCACGGGCTACCCCTTGTGCTGCAGCGGGAGGTACTGCGCCAGGCGCTGCGAGCTCGAGGTGGAACCGTCGGCCGTCTTGATGTCGAACGAGCCGGACGGGCGGGGGAAGCCGAGCTGGGCGTTCGCCTGCTGGCGCTGCGCCTCGGTGCGCGGCGGGACCGAGCGCCAGCCGACGCGGAACGCGGTCTTCGAGCCGGTGACGTCGATCACCAGGTTCTTGTTGACCTGGAGGCAGCGGCTCAGGCCGTAGCGCGGGGGCGGGGTGAGGAGCGGAATCCACGGCACGGAGACCGTGTTGGCGGCGCCGTTGCCCACGAGCGGGTCGTCCGGCAGGGCCTCGCCGGCCACGGGCGCGGTGGCGCTGTTCACCTGCAGCGAGCCGCCTTCGGCGTTGAGCCAGTCGAAGTAGCGGACGAGGTCGGCGAGTCGGACCGGGAGGTTCGAGAGCACCTGGCCGTCGGCGGTGAGCTGCACCGTCGAGACCTGGGTGTCGTCGATCGAGGAGCCGTCCTCGTTGAAGATGGCGAGGTGCGTGTACAGCCGCGACCCCTCGATCACGATGTGCTGGCCGTTCCAGTCGAGCTTGCCGATCTCGACGTCGGAGGGGAGCACGAGCGGCGAGGCCGGCTCGTTCACGAGGTAGGTGGTGAGCGTGCCGGTGATGCTGGCGACGTTCGGGAAGAGGCTCGGCAGGTCGCTGAAGTCGATGCTCAGCGGCTTCTGCGCGAAGAGCTCGGGGCGCATGGCGCTGTCGCCGGGGCTCGCGGCGCGCGGGTCGGAGAAGGGGATCATGACCGCGACGCGCCGGTTGAAGACGCCGGCGTTCGTGGCGGGCACGTCGGCCGGCTGGGAGAACTGCAGGCCGCGCACGTGGTGGCTCAGGATCCGGAAGTGCTGCCCGGTCGAGAGGATCTTGTCGCCGAGCTGGATGTTCTTGAAGATGCGGTGCAGCTGCTCGCCGGCGATGGCGACGGCGGCGCCGCCCTGGGTGATGACCAGGTCGAGGACGGCCATGATGGCCGGGGCGCGAACGCCCTGGGGGGTCTCCTTGAGGGAGACCTGGATCGACCCCGGCATCGCCAGGGCCTTCTGCTCGAGCTTGAAGAAGGACTGACCACGGAACATGGGGGCGGCTCCTAGGCGCTCTTCGACGCGAAGAGGGTGGAGAGGTCGAGCTTCGACTCGAGGCCGGTCGTCTTCAGGATGACGATCACGGCCACGGTCACGGCGGCACAGGTGGCGAGGGCGGCGATGTTGCGCGGCATGCGATGGTTCTCCTGAGTGACAAGGCACTCGAAGTGAATGCCGGCACGCTCGCACCTCAGAACGGGCGCCGCGACTTAGTGGTGAGCAAGCAGGAAGTCAGGTTTCAGAGCCGGCCTGGTGCTCGTTGCCGCAGCGCGGGCAGATGCAGCGCGAGCGGAGGAACGACCAGCGGTCGCGCCAGGAGCGGCGGCGCGCCTCGAGGCGGCACTCGGCGCTGCAGTAGCGCGGCGGAGCGTTGCGGCGCACCGACCACCGGAACGTGCGGCGGCACTCGGCGCAGCGGAGCGTGCGGCTACGGCCAGGTCGTGAATGCACCGACGGCCCTCGAGCTCAGGAGGCGCTGCGCGGCGAGAGCGCTGGTGGCGTCGGGGAGCCAGCCCTCGCGGTAGACCCGCTCCGCGTCCACGAAGGAGCGCAGCCGTCCGATGTAGATGCGCTGGGAGAGCGAGACCACGTCCGCCGGCAGGTTCGCCGGCCGGTGGGTGGCGAGGAGGGCATGCACGGCGCAGTTGTCGCCGGCGGCGTTGGGGATGCCGCCCTCGCCGCGCTTCAGGATCTGCAGCAGCGGGTTCTCGTGCCACTTCCCGGACCTGAAGAGCCCGTCGGCTTCGTCGTCCACCAGGACGACGTCACCGACGTCGATCGCGAGCTGCGCCACCTCGCGCGGGTCGGCGCCGGGGAACCGGCAGAACCTCGGGATGCTCTCCGCGGCGCGGAGCTGCGCCACCGTGAACGGCGCGCCATCCCAGTCGCCCGGGCGGTGCTCCACGATGAAGAACGCTCGCACGCCGGCCCGGGAGCCGTAGACGTGCGAGCGCATCAGCGTGGTTTTGCCGCAGCGCGGCTCGCCGAGGTAGAGCGCGACGCTCACGCCGCGATCGCTCCCTGGCTGTGCGGCGCCGGCGAGCTCGCGGGCGCGGCCTTCGGCTCCGGCGGCTTGTTCTTCTCCGCCTCGAGCATTTTCCAGCAGACGTAGCGGTTCACGCCGATCATCGTCAGGCCGATGGCGAGC from Anaeromyxobacter paludicola harbors:
- a CDS encoding AraC family transcriptional regulator, giving the protein MTTIGTYTFDQSWRVVLADLGVSAADVLRRASLPGDLLSRERVTLTQPEYFRLWRGFEEEVSDPTLPLRIGATIKAESFDPPLFAALCSPDLDTALGRIALYKVLTCPMRLDVQARRDTTTLVLSWLDALEAPPALLVATELVFFVALARLGTRSRVQPLAVEAPVRLEPANAYTSWFGVAPRRGRRAALTFAAADSRRPFLTSNEAMWRSFEPELKRRLAELDARASTAERVRASLLELLPGGAASIEAVSARLGASSRTLQRRLHDEQTSFATVLAETRAELARHYLGKTALTAAEISFLLGFEDPNSFYRAFHAWTGATPEQARSRLTSH
- a CDS encoding SDR family NAD(P)-dependent oxidoreductase, translating into MASNENKPKVALITGASSGIGKELAHLHAARGGDLVVVARSEQKLAELAAELRKAHSCRVIVIAKDLTRPSAARELYDAVKAAGIEVDYLINNAGFGGRGAFHERRWEDDLSMIDLNVVALTALTRFFLPDFVARNSGKVLNVSSTACLMPGPLQAVYYATKAYVTSFSNAISEELRDTGITVTALLPGATETEFARVADMDKTPLFAKMASAADVAKAGYEGMLEGKMDVVAGMTFAQRLMLSLVPFTPKKLLMRQIHEMQKV
- a CDS encoding lysozyme family protein; this encodes MKGADRWVWWLAGGALLAAILWGGKKVKDIYESTAQSVHPELEPFRELVCREVLRVFWDYDTATQVEIARLLMSQIWVESHGNPVAVGDMNAAVGPSVGPIQVSRGTAKDLKLWAPPAGATAAQERAAYAAMATDLSFCIHAAAVVWRAKLNAAGGDMYDAVRRYNGGGPAASIYQDKALATEAAMYPDSQDAES